A part of Antechinus flavipes isolate AdamAnt ecotype Samford, QLD, Australia chromosome 6, AdamAnt_v2, whole genome shotgun sequence genomic DNA contains:
- the BATF2 gene encoding LOW QUALITY PROTEIN: basic leucine zipper transcriptional factor ATF-like 2 (The sequence of the model RefSeq protein was modified relative to this genomic sequence to represent the inferred CDS: inserted 1 base in 1 codon) produces the protein MHLCSGAPPCKEGNLLLAADPREVDRQKRRERNRAAAQRSRHKHTQKADGLHQEHECLEKANXSPRKEIWSLQAEVKGWLRTLEEHQRVCLLTEAPGSAQTQPERAPRVGQRPPCTAQTCRPPPQAPASPSAGPPAAAATQAPPPPGFFPASSLSSPLPLLAGPFPGAALTQTRGPPSLPASSSGLGPLPPAPIGNLLLRCPETPERA, from the exons ATGCACCTGTGCAGCGGGGCCCCCCCTTGCAAGGAAGGGAACCTTCTGCTGGCCGCT GATCCCAGGGAGGTGGACAGACAGAAGCGGCGAGAGAGGAACCGGGCGGCGGCTCAGCGCAGCCGGCACAAGCACACCCAGAAGGCCGATGGGCTGCACCAG GAACACGAGTGTCTGGAGAAGGCGA CAAGTCCTCGGAAGGAGATCTGGTCACTGCAGGCCGAGGTGAAAGGGTGGCTCCGGACGCTGGAGGAGCATCAGCGCGTCTGCCTCCTGACCGAGGCTCCCGGCTCCGCCCAGACCCAGCCCGAGCGGGCGCCCCGGGTGGGCCAGCGCCCCCCTTGTACGGCCCAGACCTGCCGCCCGCCCCCGCAGGCCCCTGCCTCCCCCTCTGCTGGGCCCCCTGCAGCCGCTGCAACGCAGGCCCCGCCTCCTCCCGGCTTCTTCCCTGCCagctccctctcctcccccctcccgcTTCTGGCAGGGCCTTTCCCTGGGGCAGCCCTGACCCAAACCCGGGGGCCTCCCAGCCTCCCGGCCTCTTCCTCTGGCCTTGGGCCTCTTCCCCCCGCCCCCATTGGCAACCTGCTCCTCCGCTGCCCAGAGACCCCAGAGAGGGCGTGA
- the ARL2 gene encoding ADP-ribosylation factor-like protein 2, translating to MGLLTILKKMKQKERELRLLMLGLDNAGKTTILKKFNGEDIDTISPTLGFNIKTLEHRGFKLNIWDVGGQKSLRSYWRNYFESTDGLIWVVDSADQQRMQDCRRELESLLVEERLAGATLLIFANKQDLPGALSSNAIREILELDTIRSHHWCIQGCSAVTGENLLLGVDWLLDDISSRIFTSE from the exons ATGGGGCTCCTGACCATCCTGAAGAAGATGAAGCAGAAAGAGCGGGAGCTGCGGCTCCTCATGCT CGGGCTGGACAACGCGGGCAAGACCACCATCCTGAAGAAGTTCAACGGGGAGGACATCGACACCATCTCGCCCACACTGGGCTTCAACATCAAGACACTGGAGCACCGAGG GTTCAAGCTGAATATCTGGGATGTGGGGGGCCAGAAGTCCCTGCGCTCTTATTGGCGGAACTACTTTGAGAGCACCGACGGCCTCATCTGGGTGGTGGACAGCGCTGACCAGCAGCGCATGCAGGACTGCCGGAGGGAGCTGGAGAGCCTCCTGGTGGAGGAG cGCCTGGCGGGAGCCACTCTCCTGATCTTTGCCAACAAGCAGGACCTCCCCGGGGCTCTGTCCTCTAACGCCATTCGAGAG ATCCTGGAGTTAGACACCATCCGCAGTCACCACTGGTGCATCCAGGGCTGCAGCGCGGTGACAGGAGAAAATCTGCTCCTGGGGGTCGACTGGCTCCTGGACGACATCTCCAGCCGCATCTTCACTTCGGAGTGA